Genomic segment of Bacteroides intestinalis DSM 17393:
TTCTTGGCGGCTTTCTACCTGTACTCCAATTATCGGAGACGGAAAGCGATCCGCAAGTTTGGCGACCCGGTGCTAATGGCACAGTTGATGCCGGATGTATCTAAATATCGTCCGGATGTGAAGTTTTGGCTGGTGTTTGCTGCAATCGGACTGTTTGCTGTATTGCTGGCACGTCCGCAGTTTGGCTCTAAGTTGGAGACTGTGAAGCGTCAGGGAGTAGAGGTAATGATTGCGTTGGATATTTCTAACTCTATGTTGGCACAAGATGTACAACCCAGTCGTCTGGAGAAGGCCAAGAGACTGGTAGCACAATTGGTTGACAAGATGGAGAATGATAAGGTAGGTATGATTGTGTTTGCCGGTGATGCCTTTACACAGTTGCCTATTACAAGCGATTATATTTCTGCCAAGATGTTTTTGGAATCTATTAATCCGTCGTTGATATCCAAGCAGGGTACGGCTATCGGTGCAGCTATTAATCTGGCTACCCGCAGTTTTACACCCCAGGAAGGAGTAGGGCGTGCCGTCATCGTTATTACTGACGGTGAAAACCATGAAGGCGGAGCTGTGGAAGCTGCCAAGGCTGCTGCAGAAAAAGGTATTCAAGTCAGTGTTCTGGGTGTGGGTATGCCTGATGGTGCACCTATCCCCGTAGAAGGAACCAATGACTTCCGCCGTGACCGTGATGGAAACGTGGTTGTAACCCGCTTGAATGAGCAGATGTGTCAGGAAATAGCTCAGGCAGGAGATGGGATTTATGTGCGTGTAGACAACTCAAATGCTGCACAAAAGGTGATTGCTCAGGAGATTAATAAAATGGCGAAAGCGGATGTAGAAACACAGGTTTATACAGAGTTCAACGAACAATTCCAGGCTGTTGCATGGATTATATTGTTACTGTTGTTGGCTGAAATGCTGATTTTGGAACGTAAAAACCCGTTATTCCGTAATATCCATCTGTTTAAAAAGGAAGAAAGGTATGATGATGAGAAATAGAACTATCGGAATTATCTTGCTGCTACTGACGGCTATTTCAGTTTCTGCACAGAAAGCGGAACGCGACTATATTCGTAAGGGAAACCGTGCTTATAAAGATAGTACGTATGTAAATGCTGAAGTGAATTATCGGAAGGCTATTGATGTGAATCCGAAGTCGGCGATATCCATGTATAATCTGGGTAATACGCTTATGCAACAGAATAAGTTGCAGGAGGCTATGGAGCAGTTTGTTGCTGCCACTAAAATGGAGAAAGATAAGGGTAATCTTGCTCAAATCTATCATAATATGGGAGTAATATTCCACTCCGGTAAGGATTATGCCAAAGCTGTGGAAGCATACAAAGAGTCACTACGTAATAATCCGAAAGATAACGAGACGCGTTATAACTTGGCTTTGGCTCAGAAAATGTTGAAAGATCAGGAACAGAATCAGCAGAATCAAGACCAAAACCAAGATCAGAATCAGGACAAAAAGGAGCAGGAAAAAGAACAAGATAAAGACAAACAAGACCAAAATCAACAAGATCAGCAGAACCAGGATCAACAGCAGCAACCTCCTCAGCCACAAGAAAATCAGATGTCAAAGGAAAATGCAGAACAGCTTTTGAAGTCGGTGATGCAGGATGAGAAAGATGTACAGGATAAGGTGAAAAAACAGCAAGTTATCCAGGGTGGTCGTTTGGAAAAGGATTGGTAAATAATAAAAGATACGATAATATATGAGAAAATTGATTTTCTTATGGATAGCACTGGTAGTAGTCAGTCTGCAAGCTTTGGCTGATGACAAGGTGTCATTTACCGCATCAGCTCCTGATGCTGTAGCGGTGGGAGACCAGTTCAGACTGGCATATACAGTGACTACACAGAAGGTGAGAGATTTCCGTGCTCCCTCTATTAAGGGATTTGACGTACTGATGGGTCCCAGTCGCTCTCAGCAAAGTAGTATGCAAATAGTTAATGGGGTATCGACCTCAACCAGCAGTATTACTTTCACTTATATACTGATGGCTACTGCTGAGGGTAGTTTCACAATTCCGGGAGCTACAATTACAGCCGATGGTAATCAGATGGTTTCTAATTCTGTGCAAATCAAGGTTCTGCCTGCAGATCAGGCCGGAGCAGCTTCTTCAGGCAGAGGTAATAGTAGCCAGCAGGGTAATACCAGCCGTGCTTCTTCAGGAACTTCTGTTTCCAATCAGGACCTCTTTATTTTGCCTACTATTAGTAAGACCAATGTGTATGAACAAGAAGCATTCTTGCTGACTTATAAAATTTACACTCTGGTTGACCTTCGCGGTTTTGACAATGTTAAACTTCCTGATTTTAAGGGATTTCATTCACAAGAAGTAGAACTTCCGGGTGATAGAAAATGGAGCTTGGAACATTATAAGGGACGGAATTATCAAACTACCGTTTACCGGCAATTTGTGCTGTTTCCGCAGCAGTCTGGTAATTTGACTATTGATCCGGCACGTTTTGATGCTTCTATAGCTAAAGCTACTCATGTATCTGATCCGTTTGAAGCTTTCTTTAATGGTGGCAGTAACTACATTGAAGTCAAAAAGACATTGATGACACCGAAACTAACTGTAGATGTGAAGCCTTTACCGGGTGATAAACCTGCTGATTTCTCCGGTGGAGTGGGAGAGTTTAGCATTTCTTCTTCCATTAATAGTACTAATGTAAAGACAAACGATGCTGTAACTATTAAACTTGTCATTTCCGGTACAGGTAATTTGAAGTTGATAGGTGATCCTGAGGTGAAATTCCCAGATGACTTCGAGGTATATGACCCTAAAGTTGATAATAAATTCAGGCTGACAAGTGCAGGACTTTCGGGCAGTAAGGTTATTGAATATCTGGCTATTCCGCGTAATGCCGGAACATTTAAAATACCAGCGGTGAAATTCAGCTATTTTGATATCAAATCCCGTACTTATAAGATATTGACTACCGAAGAGTATGAATTGCATGTAGAGAAAGGTGAAGGAAATGCAGCTCAAACTATTGCTAACTTTACGAATAAAGAGGATTTGAAAGTCCTGAATGAGGATATTCGCTTCATCAAGCAAAATGATGTGACGCTTTCTCAAAAGGGAGACTTCTTCTTTGACTCTATGTTGTACTGGTTGCTCTATTTAGTACCTGGCGTTGCGTTTATCATTTTCTTTATCATTTACCGTAAACAGATATCTGCTAATGCTAATGTTGCGAAAATGCGTACGAAAAAGGCAAATAAGGTTGCTGTTAAACGTATGAAGTTAGCTGGTAAGTTGTTGGCTGAGAATAAAAAAGATGTTTTCTATGACGAAGTCTTGAAGGCTCTTTGGGGATATATAAGCGATAAATTGAATATTCCGGTTTCTCGACTTTCAAAAGATAATATTGAAGAGGAACTTCGTAAATATGGAGTGGAGGATGCTTTGATTAAAGAATTCTTGGCAGCATTGAATGATTGTGAGTTTGCACGTTTTGCTCCTGGCGATGATAATCAGGCTATGGATAAAGTCTATTCGGCTTCATTAGCAGTAATAAGTAAAATGGAGAATTCGATTAAACATTAATTAGGAGGTTATATGATGAAAAAAAT
This window contains:
- a CDS encoding VWA domain-containing protein — encoded protein: MFRFEEPTYLYLLLLLPFLAAFYLYSNYRRRKAIRKFGDPVLMAQLMPDVSKYRPDVKFWLVFAAIGLFAVLLARPQFGSKLETVKRQGVEVMIALDISNSMLAQDVQPSRLEKAKRLVAQLVDKMENDKVGMIVFAGDAFTQLPITSDYISAKMFLESINPSLISKQGTAIGAAINLATRSFTPQEGVGRAVIVITDGENHEGGAVEAAKAAAEKGIQVSVLGVGMPDGAPIPVEGTNDFRRDRDGNVVVTRLNEQMCQEIAQAGDGIYVRVDNSNAAQKVIAQEINKMAKADVETQVYTEFNEQFQAVAWIILLLLLAEMLILERKNPLFRNIHLFKKEERYDDEK
- a CDS encoding tetratricopeptide repeat protein → MMMRNRTIGIILLLLTAISVSAQKAERDYIRKGNRAYKDSTYVNAEVNYRKAIDVNPKSAISMYNLGNTLMQQNKLQEAMEQFVAATKMEKDKGNLAQIYHNMGVIFHSGKDYAKAVEAYKESLRNNPKDNETRYNLALAQKMLKDQEQNQQNQDQNQDQNQDKKEQEKEQDKDKQDQNQQDQQNQDQQQQPPQPQENQMSKENAEQLLKSVMQDEKDVQDKVKKQQVIQGGRLEKDW
- a CDS encoding BatD family protein yields the protein MRKLIFLWIALVVVSLQALADDKVSFTASAPDAVAVGDQFRLAYTVTTQKVRDFRAPSIKGFDVLMGPSRSQQSSMQIVNGVSTSTSSITFTYILMATAEGSFTIPGATITADGNQMVSNSVQIKVLPADQAGAASSGRGNSSQQGNTSRASSGTSVSNQDLFILPTISKTNVYEQEAFLLTYKIYTLVDLRGFDNVKLPDFKGFHSQEVELPGDRKWSLEHYKGRNYQTTVYRQFVLFPQQSGNLTIDPARFDASIAKATHVSDPFEAFFNGGSNYIEVKKTLMTPKLTVDVKPLPGDKPADFSGGVGEFSISSSINSTNVKTNDAVTIKLVISGTGNLKLIGDPEVKFPDDFEVYDPKVDNKFRLTSAGLSGSKVIEYLAIPRNAGTFKIPAVKFSYFDIKSRTYKILTTEEYELHVEKGEGNAAQTIANFTNKEDLKVLNEDIRFIKQNDVTLSQKGDFFFDSMLYWLLYLVPGVAFIIFFIIYRKQISANANVAKMRTKKANKVAVKRMKLAGKLLAENKKDVFYDEVLKALWGYISDKLNIPVSRLSKDNIEEELRKYGVEDALIKEFLAALNDCEFARFAPGDDNQAMDKVYSASLAVISKMENSIKH